In Hasllibacter sp. MH4015, the following proteins share a genomic window:
- a CDS encoding aminotransferase translates to MNTHAPNSWEARAEEYSLYGFTDLPSVRERGTVVVTHGEGPYIFDTNGKKYLDSNSGLWNMVAGFDHPGLAEAAKAQYDRFPGYHAFFGRMSDQTVALSERLIDVSPWNRGKVFYTNSGSEANDTMVKMLWFMGRAEGTPQKRKILTRGNAYHGVTAISASMTAKPYNEVFGLPLDGFIHLTCPHYWREGRDGESDADFTARLAQELEDVIAREGADTIAGFFAEPVLGAGGVIPPPSGYFQAMQAVLKRHDIPLISDEVICGFGRTGNVWGCETYDFIPDAIISSKALTAGYFPMGAVMLGPEMTDRLQAAIDPIEEFPHGFTASGHPVGCAVALKAIDVVLEEGLLDRVRAGTGRMEAGLTEIASHPNIGELRGIGYMWALEAVREGKVPFEAELSVSERIANTCTDHGLICRPLGQSVVLCPPFTLTDGQMDEMFEKLDAALRQVFADLA, encoded by the coding sequence ATGAACACCCACGCACCGAATTCCTGGGAAGCCCGGGCCGAGGAATATTCGCTTTACGGTTTCACCGACCTGCCGTCCGTCCGCGAAAGGGGCACGGTCGTCGTGACCCACGGCGAAGGCCCCTACATCTTCGACACCAACGGCAAGAAGTACCTAGACAGCAATTCGGGGCTCTGGAACATGGTGGCAGGGTTCGATCATCCGGGCCTCGCGGAGGCTGCGAAGGCGCAATACGACCGCTTCCCCGGCTACCACGCTTTTTTCGGGCGTATGTCGGACCAGACCGTCGCCCTGTCGGAGCGTCTGATCGACGTCTCGCCCTGGAACCGCGGCAAGGTGTTTTACACCAATTCGGGGTCCGAGGCGAACGACACCATGGTCAAGATGCTGTGGTTCATGGGTCGGGCCGAGGGCACGCCGCAAAAGCGCAAGATCCTGACGCGGGGCAATGCCTATCACGGGGTCACGGCGATCTCGGCGTCGATGACCGCCAAGCCCTACAATGAGGTCTTTGGCCTTCCGCTGGACGGGTTCATCCATCTCACCTGCCCCCATTACTGGCGCGAAGGGCGTGATGGCGAGAGCGACGCGGACTTTACCGCTCGTCTGGCGCAGGAATTGGAGGACGTGATCGCCCGCGAAGGCGCGGACACCATCGCGGGCTTCTTCGCGGAACCGGTTCTTGGCGCGGGCGGGGTGATCCCACCGCCCTCGGGCTATTTCCAGGCCATGCAGGCCGTGCTCAAGCGGCACGACATCCCCCTGATCTCGGACGAAGTGATTTGCGGCTTCGGACGCACCGGCAATGTCTGGGGCTGCGAGACCTATGACTTCATTCCAGACGCCATCATCTCCTCCAAGGCCCTGACGGCGGGTTACTTCCCCATGGGTGCGGTGATGCTCGGCCCGGAGATGACGGACCGCCTGCAGGCCGCCATCGACCCGATCGAGGAATTCCCCCACGGCTTTACCGCGTCCGGCCACCCGGTTGGCTGCGCCGTGGCGCTCAAGGCCATCGACGTGGTTCTAGAGGAGGGGCTTCTGGACAGGGTCCGCGCGGGAACAGGGCGGATGGAAGCGGGCCTTACGGAAATCGCCTCGCACCCGAATATCGGAGAGTTGCGCGGCATCGGCTACATGTGGGCGCTTGAAGCCGTGCGCGAGGGGAAAGTGCCGTTCGAGGCGGAGTTGAGCGTCAGTGAGCGGATCGCCAATACCTGCACCGACCACGGATTGATCTGCCGTCCTCTGGGGCAATCGGTGGTCCTTTGCCCGCCCTTCACGCTGACCGATGGCCAGATGGACGAGATGTTCGAGAAGCTGGACGCGGCCCTGCGCCAGGTGTTCGCGGATCTCGCCTGA
- a CDS encoding aminotransferase class IV: protein MTDLSHGAAWMAGHIGPVSDAAIPVTDWGVTHSDIAYDVVPVWQGAFFRLDDYVARFMASVRALRMDIDRDAEDVKTALADMVAASGLRDAYVAMVAARGRNPVPGSRDPRDCANHFYAWCVPYVHIVKPDAAARGTSVWIAKHIRRIPSDSIDPTVKNYHWGDFTGGLFEAKDNGFETVLLLDHEGHVTEGPGFNAFAVFGDRIVTPDHGVLHGITRRTVLEMAAETGLQVEARPLPLAEFLEADEVFLSSSGGGVIPVARVDDRTFSNGAAGPVANDLRARYFDWIARPEHRTPIAY, encoded by the coding sequence ATGACAGATTTGAGCCACGGCGCGGCCTGGATGGCGGGGCATATCGGTCCGGTGTCGGACGCCGCGATACCCGTCACCGATTGGGGCGTGACCCATTCCGACATCGCCTATGACGTCGTCCCCGTCTGGCAGGGCGCTTTCTTCCGCCTGGACGATTACGTGGCGCGGTTCATGGCCTCCGTCAGGGCCTTGCGGATGGACATCGACCGGGACGCGGAGGACGTGAAGACCGCCCTGGCCGACATGGTCGCCGCCAGCGGATTGCGCGACGCCTATGTCGCCATGGTCGCCGCGCGGGGCCGCAACCCCGTCCCCGGAAGCCGCGATCCGCGCGACTGTGCCAACCATTTCTACGCCTGGTGCGTGCCTTACGTGCATATCGTGAAGCCCGATGCGGCGGCGCGGGGCACCTCCGTCTGGATCGCCAAGCATATCCGCCGCATCCCCTCCGACAGCATCGATCCGACGGTCAAGAATTACCATTGGGGTGACTTCACCGGTGGCTTGTTCGAGGCCAAGGATAATGGCTTCGAAACCGTTTTGCTGCTCGACCACGAAGGCCATGTCACCGAAGGACCGGGATTTAACGCCTTCGCGGTCTTCGGCGACCGGATCGTGACACCCGATCACGGCGTCCTGCACGGCATCACGCGGCGCACGGTGCTGGAGATGGCGGCGGAGACCGGGTTGCAGGTTGAGGCGCGGCCCCTGCCGCTCGCTGAATTTCTGGAGGCCGATGAAGTGTTCCTCAGCTCCTCCGGCGGCGGGGTGATCCCGGTCGCGCGCGTGGATGATCGCACCTTCTCCAACGGCGCGGCGGGCCCCGTCGCCAACGACCTGCGCGCGCGGTATTTCGACTGGATCGCACGCCCGGAACACCGCACACCGATCGCCTATTGA
- a CDS encoding DegT/DnrJ/EryC1/StrS aminotransferase family protein has product MSLDQVLAPNVYDAEPIPEAARAEIDRLLMSGDLFRYTAPENAPVALLEREFADLLGTTYALAVSSCSAALFLSLEALGLPKGARVMIPAFTFAAVPSSIVHAGMQPVLCEVGENYRIDTDDFRAKLPGVDAVIISHMRGHTSDMDVIMELCDAAGVPVIEDAAHSLGTTWNGRNIGTIGRVGCFSFQSYKLVNAGEGGILVTDDADLVARAIIMSGAYEHTWKKHSDDGDLHAAVARWQNKLPLYNLRMQNLSAAVIRPQLPEVARRVRDGRANHDYVAAALNGSAWLNVPDPLGPEDRAPDSIQFNLEGFESDAEARAFADAAAARGVKVQVFGLSTDNARAFWNWQFIPGDLPDLPRTRAMLMRACDVRLPARLTQPDLDYIIDALLAAAEDVKGGTLAA; this is encoded by the coding sequence ATGTCACTGGATCAAGTTCTCGCCCCGAACGTCTATGACGCCGAACCGATCCCTGAGGCCGCCCGCGCCGAGATCGACCGCCTGCTGATGTCAGGCGACCTGTTCCGCTACACGGCACCGGAAAATGCGCCGGTGGCCTTGCTGGAGCGTGAGTTCGCGGACCTTCTGGGCACGACATACGCGCTGGCCGTCTCCAGCTGCTCCGCCGCGCTGTTCCTGTCGCTGGAGGCTCTGGGCCTGCCCAAGGGCGCGCGTGTGATGATCCCCGCCTTCACCTTCGCCGCCGTCCCCTCCTCCATCGTCCATGCGGGCATGCAGCCGGTGTTGTGCGAAGTGGGAGAGAATTACCGCATCGACACCGATGATTTCCGCGCCAAGCTGCCAGGCGTCGATGCCGTCATCATCAGCCATATGCGCGGCCATACCTCCGACATGGATGTCATCATGGAGCTGTGCGACGCCGCCGGTGTTCCGGTGATCGAGGATGCGGCCCATTCGCTTGGAACCACGTGGAACGGGCGGAATATCGGAACCATCGGGCGCGTCGGCTGCTTCAGTTTCCAGTCCTACAAGCTGGTGAACGCAGGCGAGGGCGGAATTCTCGTGACCGACGATGCCGATCTGGTAGCCCGCGCGATCATCATGTCGGGTGCTTATGAACATACGTGGAAGAAGCATTCCGACGATGGCGATTTGCACGCCGCCGTGGCGCGCTGGCAGAACAAGCTGCCGCTTTACAATCTGCGGATGCAGAACCTGAGCGCCGCCGTGATCCGCCCGCAATTGCCCGAAGTAGCCCGCCGGGTGCGGGACGGGCGAGCGAACCACGATTACGTCGCCGCCGCCCTGAACGGCTCGGCTTGGCTAAACGTGCCGGACCCGTTGGGCCCGGAGGATCGGGCGCCGGATTCGATCCAGTTCAACCTTGAAGGGTTCGAGAGTGACGCTGAGGCGCGAGCGTTTGCTGACGCAGCCGCGGCGCGCGGCGTGAAAGTGCAGGTCTTCGGGCTGTCGACGGACAATGCGCGGGCGTTTTGGAACTGGCAATTCATTCCCGGCGACCTGCCCGACCTGCCCCGCACGCGCGCAATGCTGATGCGCGCGTGCGACGTGCGCCTGCCCGCGCGCCTGACGCAACCCGACCTCGACTATATCATCGACGCGCTTCTGGCGGCGGCAGAAGATGTGAAGGGCGGTACGCTGGCGGCGTGA
- a CDS encoding FAD-binding oxidoreductase yields the protein MSALYRNDRPGQHAPSVYAAGVAASDRPSLTGSLKVDVAVIGAGFTGLWAAKTLAETGRDVVVLDAHRAGFGASGRNGGQVHSGFNKGQRWLEEHLGEGRARALWDLSEAAKAQLRAFCATIPETHYKPGIAHGEYDKLDLAEARLEADHMHRHYGLEIDVLDQARFGELVKSPSYIGGSVDPSGGHVQPLAYAMALARAAERAGAVIHETTEVTDITEGPRVTLRTPRGKVDAGHVIVAGNGYLPNIVPEVNRRVMPINSFIAATEPLPDRWHEVLADDIAVADSKFVVNYYRFDPEKRFLFGGRESYSLGFPSDIQTALVARMEGLFPQLKGVGIDYVWGGSLGITPTRLPHIARVGPNILSGAGFSGQGVALSGIAGRVMAEAVLGQDEGLATFEALDVPAFPGGTALRAPILALAMMWFALRDRIGF from the coding sequence ATGAGTGCGCTCTATCGAAACGACCGGCCTGGCCAGCACGCACCGTCCGTTTACGCGGCTGGGGTGGCTGCCTCGGACCGGCCGAGCCTGACCGGATCCCTGAAGGTGGACGTGGCCGTGATCGGCGCGGGCTTCACGGGGCTTTGGGCCGCGAAAACCCTGGCGGAGACGGGGCGTGACGTGGTCGTGCTCGACGCCCATCGCGCGGGCTTCGGCGCGTCGGGTCGCAATGGCGGGCAGGTTCATTCGGGCTTCAACAAGGGCCAGCGCTGGCTGGAGGAGCATCTGGGAGAGGGTCGCGCCCGCGCCCTTTGGGACCTGTCGGAGGCGGCGAAGGCACAGCTGCGCGCATTTTGCGCGACAATCCCCGAGACCCACTACAAGCCGGGCATCGCCCACGGCGAATACGACAAGCTCGATCTGGCCGAAGCGCGGCTGGAGGCCGACCACATGCACCGGCATTACGGTTTGGAGATCGACGTGCTGGACCAAGCCCGGTTCGGCGAATTGGTGAAATCGCCCTCCTATATCGGCGGCTCCGTCGATCCCAGTGGCGGGCATGTACAGCCCTTGGCCTACGCGATGGCCCTTGCCCGCGCGGCGGAACGCGCGGGTGCCGTGATCCATGAGACGACGGAAGTCACCGACATTACCGAAGGTCCGCGCGTGACCCTGCGCACGCCGCGCGGCAAGGTCGATGCGGGCCACGTGATCGTTGCGGGCAACGGATACCTTCCCAATATCGTGCCGGAGGTGAACCGCCGGGTGATGCCGATCAATTCCTTCATCGCGGCCACCGAACCACTGCCCGATCGCTGGCACGAGGTACTGGCCGACGATATTGCGGTGGCCGACAGCAAGTTCGTGGTGAATTACTACCGGTTCGACCCTGAAAAACGGTTCCTTTTCGGCGGGCGGGAGAGTTATTCGCTCGGTTTTCCGTCCGACATCCAGACCGCACTTGTCGCCCGGATGGAGGGTCTGTTTCCCCAGCTCAAGGGCGTGGGCATCGACTATGTCTGGGGCGGATCGCTTGGTATCACGCCCACGCGCCTGCCCCATATCGCCCGCGTGGGCCCGAATATCCTGTCAGGCGCGGGTTTTTCCGGGCAGGGCGTGGCGCTGTCGGGCATAGCGGGTCGTGTCATGGCCGAAGCCGTGTTGGGACAGGACGAGGGTTTGGCCACGTTCGAGGCCTTGGATGTCCCGGCTTTCCCCGGGGGAACGGCCCTTCGCGCACCCATATTGGCGTTGGCGATGATGTGGTTCGCGTTGCGCGATCGCATCGGTTTCTGA
- a CDS encoding glutamine synthetase family protein: MMEKLPEIAQTYLEGRVLDEVECIVSDLAGVARGKAMPGTKFARQSHFYLPNSIFFQTITGDWADDVGDGFTEPDMILTPDWDTAIPAPWTADWTLQVIHNIDDQQGDPVPFAPRNVLKRVVDLYAARGWSPIVAPEMEFYLVAPNTDPAREIEPPMGRSGRRAAARQAYSMSAVDEYGQVIDDIYDFAETMGLEIDGILQEGGAGQIELNLRHGDPVRLADEMFFFKRMIREAALKHGMYATFMAKPIAGEPGSAMHIHHSVTETQTGQNIFSAPDGAESPEFLHFIGGMQRNLPAVIALLAPYVNSYRRYVPDFAAPINLEWGRDNRTTGLRVPVSGADARRVENRLPGMDCNPYLGIAASLACGYLGLIEGKDPSDEFTGDAYAAESGVPRGLGDALGLLESNLGVQQVLGEDFCRVYTAVKQLEYSAFLHVISPWEREHLLLNV, from the coding sequence ATGATGGAAAAGCTGCCCGAGATCGCGCAGACATACCTTGAGGGCCGGGTGCTGGACGAGGTCGAATGCATCGTGTCCGACCTTGCCGGGGTGGCGCGCGGCAAGGCGATGCCGGGGACGAAATTTGCCCGCCAAAGCCACTTCTACCTGCCCAACTCGATCTTCTTCCAGACCATCACCGGCGATTGGGCGGATGATGTGGGCGACGGCTTCACCGAGCCCGACATGATCCTGACGCCGGATTGGGACACGGCCATTCCCGCGCCCTGGACCGCCGATTGGACGCTTCAGGTGATCCATAATATCGACGATCAGCAAGGCGATCCGGTGCCCTTTGCACCGCGCAACGTGCTTAAGCGCGTGGTCGACCTTTATGCCGCACGGGGATGGTCGCCCATCGTGGCACCCGAGATGGAGTTCTACCTCGTCGCGCCCAATACCGACCCGGCCCGCGAGATCGAGCCGCCGATGGGCCGCTCCGGCCGACGCGCCGCCGCGCGGCAGGCCTATTCCATGTCCGCCGTGGATGAATACGGACAAGTCATCGACGACATCTACGATTTCGCGGAAACCATGGGGTTGGAGATCGACGGCATCCTGCAAGAAGGCGGCGCGGGCCAGATCGAGCTGAACCTTCGCCACGGCGATCCTGTACGGCTCGCCGACGAGATGTTCTTTTTCAAACGTATGATCCGCGAGGCGGCGCTGAAACACGGCATGTACGCGACCTTCATGGCCAAGCCCATCGCAGGAGAGCCCGGATCGGCCATGCATATCCACCATTCCGTGACGGAGACGCAGACGGGCCAGAACATCTTCTCCGCCCCCGACGGCGCGGAGTCGCCCGAATTCCTGCATTTCATCGGCGGGATGCAGCGCAATCTGCCGGCCGTCATCGCGCTGCTTGCGCCTTACGTGAACTCCTATCGCCGCTATGTCCCGGATTTCGCCGCACCCATCAACCTGGAATGGGGGCGTGACAACCGCACCACGGGGCTGCGTGTGCCGGTCTCGGGGGCCGATGCGCGGCGGGTCGAAAACCGCCTGCCGGGTATGGATTGCAACCCGTATCTCGGCATCGCGGCGAGCCTTGCCTGCGGTTATCTGGGCTTGATCGAGGGCAAGGACCCGTCCGACGAATTCACTGGCGATGCCTATGCCGCCGAATCCGGGGTGCCGCGCGGCCTTGGCGATGCGCTGGGATTGCTGGAATCCAATCTCGGCGTCCAACAGGTATTGGGAGAGGACTTTTGCCGCGTCTATACGGCGGTCAAACAACTGGAATACAGCGCCTTCCTCCATGTCATCAGCCCTTGGGAACGGGAGCATCTGCTGCTGAATGTCTAG
- a CDS encoding type 1 glutamine amidotransferase has product MHLGILQCGHVPDEVAAKDGPYARLFHDLFAHRGFTQTLWSVVDMEFPDGPDAADAWLVTGSRHGAYEDHPFIPPLEDLIRAIRDSGKPMVGSCFGHQIIAQALGGKVVKFDGGWSAGHTAYRLGDTELALNAWHQDQVTELPDGATIHASSDFCANAIMAIGPHILTVQPHPEFSDSVVETLIETRGKALPPEITERAKTGLGQPNDNRFIADWLADVLEGADATAPRVKP; this is encoded by the coding sequence ATGCATCTCGGCATCCTGCAATGCGGCCACGTTCCCGACGAGGTCGCGGCCAAAGACGGCCCCTACGCGCGCCTGTTCCATGATCTCTTTGCCCATCGCGGTTTTACCCAGACGCTGTGGTCGGTGGTCGATATGGAGTTTCCCGATGGCCCGGACGCCGCCGATGCGTGGCTCGTGACCGGATCCAGGCACGGCGCCTATGAGGATCACCCCTTCATCCCGCCGCTGGAGGACCTGATCCGCGCGATCCGGGACAGTGGCAAACCCATGGTGGGGTCGTGCTTCGGCCACCAGATCATCGCCCAAGCGCTTGGCGGCAAGGTTGTCAAGTTCGACGGCGGTTGGTCGGCGGGCCATACGGCCTACCGATTGGGCGACACGGAGCTTGCGCTGAATGCCTGGCACCAGGACCAGGTGACGGAGCTGCCCGACGGGGCCACGATCCACGCCTCCTCGGACTTTTGCGCCAACGCGATCATGGCCATCGGCCCGCATATCCTGACGGTGCAGCCGCACCCCGAATTCAGCGATTCCGTGGTTGAGACGCTGATCGAGACGCGCGGCAAGGCGCTGCCGCCCGAGATAACCGAGCGGGCCAAAACGGGGCTCGGCCAACCCAATGACAACCGCTTCATCGCCGATTGGCTGGCCGATGTGCTGGAAGGGGCGGATGCCACGGCACCGCGTGTGAAACCATGA
- a CDS encoding glutamine synthetase family protein has product MSDFLLENPQIKSIRMVAADLNGQARGKRIARRSAGKAITDGTRFPYSVLNLDIWGEDIDDSPLVFEAGDPDGILKPTERGFVPVPWLETPTALLPIWMFHEDGTPFDGDPRHALARVVDRYRARGLTPVVATELEFYIIDDRGKELRVPPSPRSGIRRQQAEILALRQLDAFDGFLTALYDACEAMDIPADTMISEAGPGQFEINMDHQPDAMKAADDAWLFKLLTRGLARSYGFAASFMAKPYPDYAGNGLHTHFSVLDAEGRNIFDNGGAEGSDALHHAIAGCLAAMPGSMLVFAPHASSYDRYVPGAHAPTAAAWAYENRTTALRVPAGAPAARRIEHRVAGGDINPYLFLAAVLGAALDGIERAEAPPAPVKGSAYGADLPQLPITWADAIEAFDKSEAIARIFPEELRANFLATKRQEMRYMAELSAEEQQELYLDTV; this is encoded by the coding sequence ATGAGTGACTTTCTTCTCGAAAACCCGCAGATCAAGTCCATCCGCATGGTGGCCGCCGACCTCAACGGACAGGCGCGCGGCAAGCGGATTGCCCGCCGCTCCGCAGGCAAAGCGATCACCGACGGTACACGGTTTCCCTATTCCGTCCTGAACCTCGACATCTGGGGGGAGGATATCGACGACAGCCCCCTGGTGTTCGAGGCGGGCGATCCGGACGGCATCCTGAAACCGACCGAGCGGGGCTTCGTGCCCGTCCCGTGGCTGGAAACACCGACGGCGCTCCTGCCGATCTGGATGTTCCACGAAGACGGCACCCCGTTCGACGGCGATCCGCGTCACGCGCTGGCCCGTGTGGTCGACCGCTACCGGGCGCGCGGGCTGACGCCCGTGGTCGCGACGGAGCTGGAATTCTACATTATCGACGATAGGGGAAAGGAGTTGCGCGTGCCGCCCTCGCCCCGATCCGGTATTCGCAGGCAGCAGGCGGAAATCCTCGCGCTGCGGCAGCTTGATGCGTTCGACGGGTTCCTGACCGCGCTTTACGATGCATGCGAGGCGATGGACATTCCCGCCGACACAATGATTTCCGAGGCGGGCCCCGGCCAGTTCGAGATCAACATGGATCACCAGCCCGACGCGATGAAGGCGGCGGACGATGCGTGGCTCTTCAAGTTGCTGACGCGCGGGCTGGCGCGATCGTACGGCTTCGCGGCGAGTTTCATGGCCAAGCCCTACCCTGATTACGCGGGCAACGGGTTGCACACCCATTTCTCCGTGCTGGATGCGGAGGGGCGCAACATCTTCGACAATGGCGGGGCGGAGGGGTCCGACGCGCTGCACCATGCGATTGCCGGATGCCTGGCGGCGATGCCCGGCTCCATGCTCGTCTTCGCGCCCCATGCCAGCAGCTATGACCGCTATGTCCCCGGCGCCCATGCGCCGACCGCCGCCGCCTGGGCGTACGAGAACCGGACAACCGCCCTGCGCGTGCCCGCAGGCGCCCCCGCGGCGCGGCGGATCGAGCATCGCGTGGCAGGCGGCGACATCAATCCTTACCTCTTCCTGGCCGCCGTTCTGGGGGCCGCGCTTGATGGCATAGAACGGGCGGAGGCCCCACCCGCCCCGGTTAAGGGCAGCGCCTACGGGGCGGATCTGCCGCAACTGCCGATCACCTGGGCCGATGCGATTGAGGCCTTCGACAAGAGCGAGGCGATCGCGCGGATCTTCCCCGAAGAATTGCGCGCCAACTTCCTCGCCACGAAGCGGCAGGAAATGCGCTACATGGCCGAATTGAGCGCCGAGGAGCAGCAGGAACTTTACCTGGATACTGTGTGA
- a CDS encoding ABC transporter permease codes for MTCLEAINAYALRSIGIGERLLPRGEIGICEQVVLIGSGMIWNVYFGLVALSLGFVFAVALACAKAAASPWARKPAEWFIFLFRGSPLFIQFFMAYEAFVMIPRLGFEFELFGIAIEAETRWFARAWLGALIVLFLNTSAYAAEIFYGALRAVPRGDLEAADAFGLSGWKKFRRITFPTTMRLAWPAYTNEAIFLFHATALVFFSSFPAFQQRGDALYYASYFAERTFNPFIPYPIVGAYFVVLTLLIITLFGAINRRLNRHLPKDRRRKLRLRPNLIR; via the coding sequence ATGACCTGTCTGGAGGCGATCAACGCCTATGCCCTGCGCTCCATCGGGATCGGCGAACGGCTCCTGCCGCGCGGCGAGATCGGGATTTGTGAACAGGTGGTCCTGATCGGCTCCGGCATGATCTGGAACGTCTATTTCGGGCTGGTGGCCCTGTCCCTCGGGTTTGTCTTCGCGGTGGCACTCGCCTGCGCCAAGGCCGCCGCCTCACCCTGGGCGCGCAAGCCCGCGGAATGGTTCATCTTCCTGTTCCGGGGCTCACCGCTCTTCATCCAGTTCTTCATGGCTTACGAGGCCTTCGTGATGATCCCGCGTCTCGGCTTCGAGTTCGAGCTGTTCGGTATCGCGATCGAGGCGGAGACGCGCTGGTTTGCCCGCGCCTGGCTCGGCGCGCTCATCGTGCTCTTCCTCAACACGTCCGCCTACGCTGCCGAGATCTTCTATGGCGCATTGCGCGCCGTGCCGCGCGGCGATCTGGAGGCGGCGGATGCCTTTGGCCTCAGCGGTTGGAAGAAGTTCCGGCGGATCACCTTCCCCACTACGATGCGCCTGGCCTGGCCCGCCTATACGAACGAGGCGATCTTCCTGTTCCACGCGACGGCGCTGGTTTTCTTCAGCTCCTTCCCGGCCTTCCAGCAACGCGGGGATGCCCTTTATTACGCATCCTATTTCGCAGAGCGGACGTTCAACCCCTTCATCCCTTATCCCATTGTGGGTGCCTATTTCGTGGTCCTGACCCTTCTGATCATCACGCTGTTCGGTGCGATCAACCGCCGCCTGAACCGTCACTTGCCCAAGGACCGGCGGCGGAAATTGCGCTTGCGGCCGAACCTGATCCGATGA
- a CDS encoding ABC transporter permease, whose product MFSFCEDPSTLETFQWFSCYLTNGVHMLFYQSFLVVFALLAITAPLSLAMGFGAATASRSRLFPLRLLGKGYTSMVRGIPDIVFFLFFVLVLDQGIEYIRHLITCPDWDEPIRQGANFLVCDAARTPQGNAPQWIHETYNFALAIFTYAIVFGAFCGNVLYGAMNAVPRGQLETAEAYGMTRRQTFWRVLVPQMWIYALPGLSNIWMILIKATPLLFLLGIEDIVYWAREIGGSRNSRFAYPHPDWRFWYFLALLIFYLGFTRVSEIVLGRLTRRLSRGQASAVGAAP is encoded by the coding sequence ATGTTCAGCTTCTGCGAAGACCCTTCGACGCTAGAGACCTTCCAATGGTTCTCCTGCTACCTGACGAACGGCGTCCATATGCTGTTCTATCAGAGCTTCCTTGTGGTCTTCGCCCTTCTGGCAATCACCGCACCCTTGTCGCTGGCGATGGGCTTCGGGGCCGCCACCGCATCCCGCTCGCGCCTCTTTCCCCTGCGCCTTCTGGGCAAAGGGTACACATCCATGGTGCGTGGCATCCCGGACATCGTGTTCTTTCTGTTCTTCGTGCTCGTGCTGGACCAGGGCATCGAATATATCCGCCATCTCATCACCTGCCCCGACTGGGATGAGCCGATCCGGCAGGGCGCGAATTTCCTCGTCTGCGATGCCGCCCGCACGCCCCAGGGCAATGCGCCCCAATGGATACACGAGACCTATAATTTCGCGCTCGCGATCTTCACCTACGCCATCGTATTCGGCGCGTTTTGCGGCAACGTCCTTTACGGCGCGATGAACGCTGTCCCGCGCGGGCAATTGGAAACGGCCGAGGCCTATGGCATGACCCGCCGGCAGACCTTCTGGCGCGTGCTGGTGCCGCAGATGTGGATCTACGCCCTGCCCGGGCTTTCGAATATCTGGATGATCCTGATCAAGGCCACGCCGCTTCTGTTCCTATTGGGCATCGAGGACATCGTCTATTGGGCCCGCGAAATTGGCGGGTCGCGAAATTCGCGCTTCGCTTACCCGCATCCCGATTGGCGCTTTTGGTATTTCCTTGCCCTGCTGATCTTCTACCTCGGCTTCACCCGCGTCTCGGAGATTGTTCTTGGCCGCCTGACCCGCCGCCTGTCGCGCGGACAGGCCAGCGCCGTGGGGGCCGCACCATGA